In the genome of Pangasianodon hypophthalmus isolate fPanHyp1 chromosome 15, fPanHyp1.pri, whole genome shotgun sequence, the window TTAGACCCatcaaagtaaataaaagctgaagaaaagcaCACCAGTGTAAACTAGTTAATACAACAAGTCTGCCAAGTAGCTAATGCAATAATGTAAAAGCACTATAAAAATCATTCTTAAAGTAATCAGGTTAAAACACACTTCTAAATGAATAGTGAAATTATTTCCTTCCACTGTGAGATTCAGTGCAGTTTGAACaagtaaagctttaaaatcaGTCTTCCCTAGCTTTTGAATTAAAGCCAGGAAGTGGCAGCCTGAATCTCTGTGCTAATGGGTTGCTGCTAGTAAACAGGGCatgattaatgttttaatttgcaTCAGGCAGTACAGTTGGAGCTTGTTACGTTATGAcatttgaatttataaaaattatataagaGGAAGTTGCACGTCCATATGGACAGCTGGGGCAGAACcaaatgttaatattcattAAGTACTCATTCACAacttcatatattttaaattccattgcaatactaattacctcttttgagtgaccaattataaaaatgttgctgtttgGCAGATATAAGCTGATAAGCTCCATTTATCtccacagagttattattgcacctagtggtcaaaatgggAACAGTAATATGTGCTAAAAGAGGCCCTCTGGGGGACGActcatgctgccccatgcttgcTCTGTGAACATTTTGAGTGGAGAGGGATcagcagacaggacagttaatgagaGGACTCCCAGGGTCATATTTTAAcgccaaattgggctagtttaaaatacTCCGAggctgccaagatcttgttttacagcaaataatcagaattaaatctaatacatttgtctaaaggcaaagtgtaagtgccgtcagtgtttttctgatgtacagaaccatttctatttctACATAAGATATATATTGCacagattgggagagggaaagagggactatggagtggataatatcCGAATATAATATCTGTGCAATGGTCTagagaaagattaaaaatgtgtctcccttttccaatgcctgAACTTTTTGGGCTGccttttgtgtagtttttgagatgtagttgggctggaaaccTAGCAACTCTGGTCAATGATATCTCTAtattgggggcagtcgtggcctaatggatagcgagtcggacttgcaacccgaaggtgaacctgaaggttgttggttcaagtctcaggtccagcaaggattgtaggtggggggagtgaatgaccagcgctctctcccactctcaataccatgactgaggtgagacccttgagcaacccccaactgctccccgggtgccgctGCAaactgctccgtgtgtgtgcgcacttggatgggttaaatgacTGTGATGTTAACACTCAACTACTTACTTACTCTAACatttcactagatagtagcctatagcataagtcacaTGTAGCCCcttgacttaattttgtttgatgtCAGTATTGTcatctatggtcatgagccaCTTCtgtatagaaatgttttttattaatatcaatTAAATTACTGATACTAAATAAGAACCCATGACATGACAGTAAACATAACCTGTgaagtttttaaattttatttaaaaagcctaTTGGATGCttacataaacacatatttacaatataaaacACTAGGACTAACACTAACTGCAGCACATTGTGAGTTTGTATAAGGCAAGGTTgtggtaataaaataaatgtattatttgttatattttaaagcCACTGAAGTACAGTCCAAGACTAACATTTTTACTCACATTCAAATCAGTAAGCACCAGGAAGTGCATCAGAAAATGTGGCCAAATCATTTATGTTAACTTCTCAAATTCATACAGAAACTATTTGTGTTTTTAGTGAACATTTCACAACGTAGCTGCAGCACTCACTTAGAGACTACCTTTCCGGACTGAATACGCTTAATGTTGTTTTAATTGTGTTGCATTCCTGTTATTTATATGTGCTATTGTGAATTTTTGgaattgctgttgtatttttgttgcTTTGTTTTACTCCTGGATTCTGCCAGCCACTAACAGAAGAGTTAAGGAACTTTTGCACAGTCCTAACTTTTAGCTTATCTGGCTAGTAGAAATCTTCTTTCATGAAACCAGATAGCAGGCAAAATCTCATCATGGTGCCAAGTTGCTGAGGAGGCCATAAGAAAATGGATTTAGCTGTACGAGTAGCTCACTGCTAATCCACAATCTCAACACAAGTCATTCCCTGATTACATAAACATCAATGCTGACATGCAAACCTGATTTGATCACAACGTGATGACATGAGGAAAAAGTCCAGCACTGGGCAATTTTGTGTAAATACTGATTAGCATACTTAACAACTACTGATGCTGCTTTGTTATATATAAGGATTTGTGATAAGCTTACCtaaatattagattattttgtatttaaacaggggtggaaaaagtactgagaaattatacttatgTGAAAttatagataatgtgtcaacATTTTACTTAAAAGTATTATGCCAGAACAGTAAAGTGAAAGTCAGAAATTTCCTCCTTTTGAATGTATGAGTATTTAAAAGTATCTAACTAATTGCTGTCCCTCCTACAAACTTTTCATGCACAATATGCTTGACTAACacatagtttgctaatgaattaattagaagtaaaatatcatataataaccattatttaccattagctacaATGTGATTTGGCCAaatatgttagctactggaatcaatactagtctaacctggcattagccaCGAAAACAGGCTAATTTAGCTAAATACAGCCAGTTAATGTtggcaaattagcaaaacttacctcaacaggcttttttagatggtGCTCATGCCTTTTTGAGAGGCAAAGAAGACACCTCATTTTATATGAGTCTTTGCTTAGTTCAAAATattgaggtagggccaggggtgCTCATCCTCAACTTAAACACTGCAGTATTAATTAACTACATTAACGCTATTCGATCGATTCAGTTAGCCCATTTATACAAAGCATACAGTTGATGGCTGGATGAgacctttgagatttgtaacaagTACATGGAAGATCTGAATAAACATGCAAGGagcaaaaagtatgtttttttttttcttggaaatgtaattaagtaggAGGACAAATATTGAACTTCAGTaacactcaagtaaagtataaatatctCAAAATAACATTTAAGTATAGTAAGGAAGTACAAtcactcaagtattttccatccctgcatataattaaatatttggcAAAATTACATTGCATAACAACTATAACAGACAAGTCActggaaaataaaccatttctcTGAGTAGTGTAGGACACCTAAATATTGTTATTGCTGGTTAAAGAGCCACAGGACAAACGCTGTCAACACGAGCATATCCAAAATGACATACAAGCTATTCACTGATTGAAGGTGAAAATGTGCAtattggtattattattattgctacaTTAACAGTGTCACAGCCTCATGCATCATATTTATGCTAACATCTGTCTGAAATAATGCACCCGTGATGAATATTATTGCTATATAGAATGTCACTGATATGCTTTTGTTTCAGGCGTACCCCCAATTCTTATTGAAATGAATCTCCTCCTCTTGCCCAGTCACTGCAAAATAGCGGTTTTCACACTCCTCCCAGCGCCGGATCTTTCCTTCTTCTACCAGGATAAACTTCCACTCAACCTGGCTGTCCAAGGGGAGACTGATGGTGCAGAACCAAAACCCATTCTCAACACTCCTCAGAGGAACAAAGCTCTCCCAGGACCCGAGTTCCTGCTGGTTCCCAGTTACAGCCAGAATCTGGTTGGGGGAGTGCgttatgtagtgcactttaaAGCTGACCTGTACAAGCTGGGGCATTGGCAACACTGTTCCTACTTTCTTATTCAAAAGATCCCCTTCATCTTTAGCCACACCAGTGGTGGTGTCCTCTGGCACATCTGTTTTGTCTTGGTGTGACATCACCTCCTCAGCAGGAAGCCCCAAACTGGTGGTATCTCTAATTGGAGACAAAGAAATGTCGGCCTTGAATCCGTAAGCAGTCTTACTCGGAGTTGGAGTTAGCCAGGGCAGGTCTCTGGTGTCTGGTGGTCCAGTGCTAAGCCACTCATTGTTGTCCATAATAGCCTCCATGATGCTGATCTCATTCTTCTTCTGGCTCTCGTCTGCTGGTGTGACCTCTATTTTACCCTTGCTCTCTTCTGTGACTTGCAAAGGTGCTAATGATTCCCCTTGCAAACTAGGCACAGTAAAGCCCAGGTAGTTCTGCGGTGGATTGGTGAGAATATGGTCAAATGTGCTGCTCAGATGCTGCTGGGTGGCCAAACTGTCATCACTGTTGCCCACTGTTGTCTGCAAGCTGCTGGGGCTGCCATTGAGGTCCTGATGGCTGACATCTTTCTTAGGCTTGACTTTCTCTGATGCCAAATTACTCAAGAGATCAGACTTTTCATCATAGCAGTAGGGGTCAAGGTCATTCATCTGAGGAATACTCTTCTCAAACACTTTGGCTGCTGCCTCAGTGTCTTCCATCTTTGTCTTTTCATGCAGAGTGTCTGAACTTGTGGTTTTATCAGAAACATCCAACACTGAGTTAGTTACAGCTATGTCCTCCTCATTAGGCTTGTTCACAATTTCTTGGGATAAGAGTGTGTTGTCTAACAGATCTTCCACAGACTGGCACTTTTGAACAGGGAGATTTTTAGCTTCCAAAATCTCCTGGGCGCTCTCTGTTTCAGATGGCTCATCCATGTCTACATGCGGTTCAATCTCAGACTCCTCATCATCATGGGTATCTTCCTTCACACTATTCTCAGGCTTGTCTTCAGAGGCTCTGTTACCATTATCCTGATGATTAGCCAAATCTGACTGCACACTAATACTCTCAGCAGGTTCGCAGACATCATGCTTGCATTTCATATGATCCTTGCCAGTTCCAGTAGCGTCTCCAACATTGGAACCAGTCAGAGGTTCTGCAGTAGGTTCTTTCACGTTCTCATGGGGGGGTTTTCTCAGGTTTTCCTCCGATAGGTCTAAAGGTGTTTGTGTATAGTTTGTAGAAGACGGGATTATTGTTTCATGGGAATCCACATCCCAGTCCTCAGAGCCTCCATCATCACTTCCTATGGGAAAAAAGCAAGGACAgacacatgatttttttttttttttttttaaaaacattaaatgcagTACATCTATTttaagaaactaaaaaaaattattggcaccgCTAGAAATTATTATGAACAAAATATTCCTAAGGCATGTTGttccaatttatttattttatatactttaagTTCACCcaagtttttagttttttgccCACTTCCTCTTTCACAGGGGTATAATATTGAGGTCAAAGAGGCCAAATTACCTTAGTTATTCATCAACATTAGAGAATGTACAGATCTTATAAAGCACAGACATGattttcaaatattaaacaaCATGCCTTACAAGGTACAGTTTTTGCCTCTTGAATTTCTAAGGATTTGGGAATTTctaatttgtaatatttatttagattgTGCAGTACACTGGGttgcattgctgcctcacagctacAGTGTGCTCCAGATTCTGAGCTCAGATTATTATCTGTTTAGAGCTTCTGTGCATATTCTTTCTtagtctgcatgggtttcctccaaccaGTAGGTGCACtggttactctaaattgcccctaggtgtgcgAATGGATGTATGCacctggcatcccatccagggtgtattcccacttcacacacagtgttccagggataggctccaaTTACATTCACAATTATGTCAAACATTCTCtcaattttaactttttttttttaaaggaaaataatcatcatcatcatcatcattatcattatttttctaACAAAAAGTTCTTATGAGAATagcatttttaaattacagagcacgtatatttacatattgcttattatgaataaaaaaaaaaatcaaaaatagaAAGCTCAAAATCAATATGCCAAAAACACTCAAAGGGTTTAAAGGACAAATATTGATAAAGGTGCTTGAGTTTGTGTGTTAAGTTAAATCGACCAAGTTAGATGGTCACGTGACTGCCCCTCAGGTCTTCAGTTCTTTTAACCCAGCGTGGGTCACGTGCACAGCATCTTACGTCATCTGGGCAAACCTTTCATTTACGTCCCTGTTATTAATTCTCTACTTCCGGCCTAGGTCGGATATTTGGAAATGACAACTTTATATTCAAACCGGACATTATTAAACAGGAAACTGTTTGTGAAACTGTAATTAAAACACTAAAAGCCAACAGGCGAGAAATATTATGCTCAACAGGTACCATATTTTAAAGCAGGGGTTATGATAATACATTTTAAGACACTGACGTGATGTATGTATTATTCTTACATGAAACGGTTACATTTGAACAATGACCACCAGCTGTTGCTTCTTCCGCCATTTGCGGTTAGCACGTGAAGGCGACCAGCACTACACCTGTTTCTGTCCCAGCTGCACCCTTACGTCATTTCTCTACAAACTAACTGTTTCAACAGTCGTCCATTTTACCTGTTGACTTGCTccattcatcatcatcttctccTCCACGTCTCGCTGCTTCCTTTTCCGTTTCGTTCGTGTTATCTTCGCTGCCCCTTTTCCTTCGTTGACCTTTAACGGCTCGGTAAATGAGAAACGCGCCCCACATCGAGAGCGAGGCGATAATAATCATCAGCAGGGCGGCCGCGGTTTCGTAGCCTCCAATCACACCGAAACGGCGACTCATGGCGACGGCCGTCTTACGAAGCTCGTCACGCGCGTCCTTTTAATGTGAAGCGCGCGCGCGACTTCATCCCACGCGCACTGTTGCAGAGTCGAGCTCGCGTTGCAgcgcagatttaaaaaaaaaaaaaaaaaaaaaaaaaaaaatctgtgtccGCAGTCAGGTGAGCTCTCTGCCAATGggcttctctctgtctcactctccctccccTTCTCTATCTTACTCCCTCCTTCTCACCCCGTCCTTTCTcaccccctccctctctctatcactctctcctctcactaCACTTCTCTCTGAGCTCCTGAGCCTAGTTTTCAGAGAGTCTGTCCTCCTGATTCACACTTTTCTCTTCTccactaactgctttatcccTTCTTTATCCCAGTGGCTTCAGAGCCTATATCTGAGGAACACCTGGCACGAAAAAGGGGGAATAGACCCTggacaccagtctatcacagggcaccatgcacacacacacattcacacactcatctcacacaaTCCTCCTATGCTGAAATACACACAGCAATTGGGACTGACACTTCAGGAAACGTCTGAGGCAGGATACTTCCAATTTGGATTATTGtactaataattaaaaaaataaattgctaaATGTGGCTATTTATGCCACCACAGATCAAATGAAGAGAGATGACTATGATCAGAAAACTCAACCTTCAAATGGTAGTGACTCccacattttgtgttttgtaaacAGCTACAGTTATAGAGTTTAATATAGTTGTGTAGTATCTCCTCACATTCTGCACTTACCTCAGCATACATACACTATTTCCCACCTCAGTGCATACCTAAAACAGGATATACCTTTCCTATCTCACTATACACTTTTCGACCCACAGAATACACCTTTCTTACCACAGTACACACCTTTTCTACCTCAGTGTGTACTTGTCCTTCCTCAGTATACACCTTTCCTGTCAGTATACACCTTTCCTACCTCAGTACACCCCTTTCCTATGTCAGAATACACCCTTCCTACCTCAATATACACTTTTCCTACCATGGTATACACCTTTTCTACCACAATATACACCCTTTCTACCTCAGTATATACCTGTTCTACCTCAGCATGCACTTTTCCTACCACAATATACACCTGTCCTATCTCAGTGTACACCATTCCTACCTCAGTAAACTGCAGTATTCTGTTGTATTCTGTCTGTTTGTTGAATGCTCATTCTCTCAGTGTTGTCTGTGTTGAattcatttcttgtttttcaCTCCACTGAAGTTCACTCCTGTGCTCCAAGAGTGAACACTTTCCAGATTTGACTGTGCTTCTTTGGTCCTCCTCGTGTCTGAGGGGCTTCTGAGTTAGTTTAATGCTGATTGGTTTGTTGCTGTGTACTGAAAGTCTCACTGATTTGATTGGTAGTGCATCCTGTGCTTGTTTTGGACTTTGCTAAATGGGGCTATTTATGCCATCACAGATCAAATGAAGAGTAATATCTATGATCAGAGAACTCAACTGTCAAAAGGTAGTGACCTGCATTAGAAAATGATGACACCCAAATTTTGTATAATAAAcctgaataaaataaacctgtccTACCTCAGTATACACCTTTCCTATGTCAAGATACATCCTTCCTACCACAGTATACACCTTTTCTACGACAGTATACACCTTTTCTACCACAGTATACACCTTTTCTGCCTCAGTATGCATCTTTCCTACCTCAGTAAACTGCTGAATTCTCTTGTATTCTGTCTGTTTGTTGAATGCTCATTCTCTTAGTGTTGTCTTTGTTGCTTAAGGCTGATTGTTGCTGCTTACTGAAAGCCTGATTTGATTAGTAGTGCATCCTGTGCTTATTTTGGACTTTGTTATTTGCTTTTCCCCTTTGTTTTTGGCAGCTAGGTCCTTTGTAGCCCTGTACATTGTAGATGTGACCTGGGTCACACCTGAAGAGATAAAAATCCAGTTGTGTTTGTTGCCCATAAACGTGGTGTATGATGTATCCCCATTATgtcttttgcatttttgtgctgtttttttctcctaataGTATCAGTCATGCATCTCACCCATCCATAATTGTTTTCCTTCATTTAACCATTCTGTTATAGTCTGACCCTAATACAAAAACACCAGGacatagcttaaaaaaaaaaaaaaggtgaaaaattgATCTCATTGAcactgactgtggcatggttgttggtgccagacaggctggtttgagtatttcagaaacactACTtgcaaaacagtctctagagtttgcaAAGAATGGTGcgtaaaacaaaaaatgaccagtgagtggcagttctgtgggcaggaaaagcaagaaaagcatctctgaagACACAACAGAAGTCAGTCTCCACTTCAGTCAGCCAAGTAGAGgtatctgaggctacagtgtgcACAGGTTTGTCGatactggacagttgaagattggaaaaacatcagtCTCAATTTCTGGTGCAACATGCAGATGGTAGAGTCAGGATTTTTGCTGATTTTGCAGATTGAGAGCTATTACCCGAAGTTTAACATGGCAAAACAAATTCTATCTTAAAGTGGTAAGTATAGCATAAttgaatgattgattggtatataaaatgctaaattagTTATATAATTTGAGCAAGTATATTGATATTACCAttgtcaggaaaagattttagagctttgagtcatAACTGACTGAGCTATCATTTGCTAGCTAGTTGACACTggtaatgtaaatataagtaATGTAATGcaccaactgaaaatatactggtaAACAGTAGTCAACATTTGCACTCCACACAACAtattttttgaggaaaaaaatatgctCTTCATGATTTTAATCTAGCCCTGATACCTACAATGTCACCCATCTGAATGGAGATGTGCACTCTTTTATGCTCTGCTCATTCGGTCGATggagtttgtttaaaaaggagTGACTGTCTAAACTTACCAAGTTACTTTGAGTGTTAGCTAAGGTCATACAATCAATAgtaaattattatgaaatttgGCTAGTGTTAGCTGCCTTGGTTTATGCCATCACTTCACTCATGTTGGTTTTctagttataatatcagtacagTGAGCAAGCTTAGACATCAAAACGAGCAACCTACCAGAAAAACATGGTAAGAACTCCATGCTGACGGTCTGTGTGAACAGTTTACAGCAAAATAAGatggctttgctacagaactTTCAAAGCTGTCAAGACTGTAAATCTTTGGTACAAAGTTTTAAGGATGTTAAATGAACTTTGCTGGGCTGTAACCTCAGTCAGAGCTTCAGGTCCTTGTTGGAAAGTGCAAACGCATTCATGAGGCTGTCATTTCTAGCCTAAACCAAAATtgtcaatcacctcatcaaatacacctttttatttatcataaaataattcctataaaatgcatttatcataAGGAATCATAGTGGGGGAGATATCAATATCAACTATacttgtaaaaacaaaaaagttccCTAAAATAATTTGTGGATAACTTAAAATGAAAGTTTGGCTCCTTTCCCACTCACTAACATGGAAATGGATAGTGTTGACAATTGCACTTCAGTCAGCCACTAGAGGGGCTAAgagacattttgacattttggcttcacttttgaattCCTGTTATGACATCCATGTATAGTCATCGGTCACAAAGCACATGTTGACTCAAATTGGTTTCCTGAttatgacaatgagttcagtgtacttcattGGCCTctccagtcaccagatctgagtCCAATACAGCACCTATGGGATGTGGCAGaatgggagattcgcagcatgaatgtgcagctgacaaatctgcaacAATCATGTGATGCAGTGGCAGATGAGTGTATATTATAATGCTAGAAAGTCTAAATACTTCAGCATGTGTGTATAAAAGAATTACCTATTAAACAAAGTTTAGCTTTTTTTTGACcctaaaattatttatttattcatctacagtaactgctttatcctggtcagggttagagtggatccagagcctttcccaggaacactgtaCATAATGTACAAGGCAATTTATTCTAGCCAATTcacctattggcatgttttttgagaggtgggaagaaatcagagaacctggaagaaacccgaGCAGACACTGGTAGACCATGCACAATAACCTAAGGTCAGGATCAGACagggggaccctggagctgtgaagctcAACCACAAAATTGACTGGCATATTAGTGCCTCTGTTGAATTGATTGATGACTGACTCCCTCAGAGAGCCGGACTGGCCTTACTTACAACTTGCAGTTTGATTTGTGGCTTTTGGTCTTCTGGTTATTGCCTATAgcaaaattgtgtgtgtgtgtgtgtgtgtgtgtgtgtggtatttacAGTTGAAAAGCTGACCTGGGATCAGACTAATCTGTTTTAATTGTCTATTAATCACTAGTAACAGCCCACATACAGCATTGCTTTGAAACAGCTGGTGGGTGCAGAACCAATTCATGAAACTGTCCACTTATTTCAGATGTAGTTGATAGATGTTCCTTAGTGACACAATGATACACATTTAGTTTTGCAATGGAGTTAAGCTAACACAAAAATTTAAGCTattgaattaaataatattttaaacaaaaatatttaagctGTTGAAAAAAGTAACAGTCACCTCAAACCCCATGGAGTTTTTATTAGTAGTCTTGCCTGTGTGGTGCCTTACACATTTGCTGTTGTCTgtaaaagtgaataaaagtaCATTACATGACTAAAAGTGGCAGATTTTACTCACTATGGGTGGCAGATGTTTATACATATTCAACATGAATTTCTTTGCGGTTGTATGTAATtatgtacagtcccctctgaaagtattggaacggcaagacCATGTCTTTTATGTTtgtcttgaaaaagaaagaaaccactggtgtactaacaatcAGATatcgaacaggtcggccaaggaaaacaatagcagttgatgacagaaacttTGTGAgagctctggaaaaaaaaacagtcagtgacatcaccaataACCTCCatagggcaggggtgaaggtaccACAATCTGAAGGTATCACAAacagtttgaagaagactttgagagcagaaatatagaggccacaccacaagatgcaaaccgctcatcagcagtaagaatcagaagccCAGATTGGAATTcccaaagaaatacagagatgatccagaaaagttctggaaccaagagtAACCTcaaccaaagtgatggaaaggccaaagtgtggagaaagaaaggatctactCATGATtcaaacatacaagctcatgggtcaagcacggtggaggtaatgtcatggcttgggcttgcatggccgcttctggaacaggctcactaatctttattgatgattataactcatgatggtagcagaaTAAATTCAGCAGTCTGCAGAAACATTGTTTGCCAATTCACAGAGAAATGCAttcaatctaattgggaggaacttcatcatgcagcaagacactgacccaaaacacactgccaacacaacaaagaacttcgtcaggggaaaaaagtggaaggttttagactgaccaagtcaatcaccaggccataacccaattgagcatgcatttcacctcctgaagaggagactgaatgGAGAAAcctccccaaaacaaacaacaactaagAGAAGCTGCAGTACGAGCCTGCAAAagtatcacaaaagaagaatgcaacagtttggtgatgtcagcaGGTCGCCAGcttaatgcagttattgcaagcaagggatatgcaaccaaatattaagtgttatttacctTAATTTACTTTATAGAATTTACTcaattcatcttttgatctcaaacccaaatatcttcagtgtatagcaaaaacaaaagaaattcatTTACTCTCTAAATAAAAAGGTTAAATACACTTTCTATAAGGCTTATTTCAGCATTCTCATGGTTGACAGAGGACTGGGATTTCAGCATACACACCAGGGAAACAGGCACTTGCAAAATTTGAGTTGCTCTTTGCATCAGACAGTGTTGTAATTGATTGGATTAACAGTTCACTTGATCATTTCACACTTTGTTCTTTGTGGATCCCATTGTTTTGTGATGATTAATTCATCCTGCAAATCTTTTCAGTTAAACAAGACTTATTTAAGAGCCACAGTTCATGTACTTCGAGGTCAGAGTTCCAAAAAGACaagactttttttcccctttttacattttctctttgCCTTTCTATAATTCTGACATTCTGGATAGGCTCAGAATATGTCGCACCATGGTGGAAATGCATCAGGTGAATTCAAGGAGCAGGATTCTCCAGATTATCAGCATCTGGGTTCCAAGACTTCTAGCCATTTAGAGAGAGCAAAAAGCaaggaaagacaaaaagaagcagTGAACAAGAAGCTGAGGAGCAGAGATGGCCCAAGAAGCAGCAATGATCACTTTGTCTCTAAGGACAAATACACCTCGAGTCCCAGGAAACATTGCGTCAGTGTCGCAAAGAATCCTACGAACGTACGTCAGTTTGCATCTTTAGCTTTTGCAGAGAACTCAGCATTAGCAAAGGCCAAAGTGAGCAAGCCCTTTCACTTGTGTACTGAAAACAACC includes:
- the stbd1 gene encoding uncharacterized protein stbd1 — its product is MSRRFGVIGGYETAAALLMIIIASLSMWGAFLIYRAVKGQRRKRGSEDNTNETEKEAARRGGEDDDEWSKSTGSDDGGSEDWDVDSHETIIPSSTNYTQTPLDLSEENLRKPPHENVKEPTAEPLTGSNVGDATGTGKDHMKCKHDVCEPAESISVQSDLANHQDNGNRASEDKPENSVKEDTHDDEESEIEPHVDMDEPSETESAQEILEAKNLPVQKCQSVEDLLDNTLLSQEIVNKPNEEDIAVTNSVLDVSDKTTSSDTLHEKTKMEDTEAAAKVFEKSIPQMNDLDPYCYDEKSDLLSNLASEKVKPKKDVSHQDLNGSPSSLQTTVGNSDDSLATQQHLSSTFDHILTNPPQNYLGFTVPSLQGESLAPLQVTEESKGKIEVTPADESQKKNEISIMEAIMDNNEWLSTGPPDTRDLPWLTPTPSKTAYGFKADISLSPIRDTTSLGLPAEEVMSHQDKTDVPEDTTTGVAKDEGDLLNKKVGTVLPMPQLVQVSFKVHYITHSPNQILAVTGNQQELGSWESFVPLRSVENGFWFCTISLPLDSQVEWKFILVEEGKIRRWEECENRYFAVTGQEEEIHFNKNWGYA